CCTTTCTTTCTTTCGTTTGCTTATTATTATGTCACATTCTTCTTGGCAGTATCTTAAACATGTCAGACCCTTTAAAGATGTCCCAATCTTCGAACGATTTCCAATCTTGATCTGCGTAACATTTGTTTGGATCTACGCCATTATCTTGACCGCTAGTGGAGCATACAGACACAAGCCATCTCTTACACAGCATAGTTGTCGCACAGACAAAGCTAATCTTATATCGACCGCTCCGTGGTATGTATATGAACAGCTCTTATATTGTGGTTTACATTCTACATATTCTCATTGTTAATGTCTCACCAGGTTCAAATTCCCATACCCTCTCCAGTGGGGCCCTCCAACGTTTGCAGTAGGCCATTCGTTTGCTATGATGTCTGCGGTTCTTGTATCCATGGTCGAGGTATAAACCAAGCAGACTGTTGTTAGGGAAGGATGAAATGAGATTTGAGTATTAAAATTAATGATTGGTTTGTGCAGTCTACTGGAGCTTACATGGCGGCTTCAAGATTAGCTATAGCCACACCCCCTCCTGCTTATGTATTGAGTAGAGGCATTGGATGGCAGGTAAATATAAGTAGTTTTCATAAAGAAACACATTAAAAAATAAATATTCTTATATTTGTATTTGCTATGTTCTTGTCAGGGTATTGGTGTGTTGCTTGATGGTCTTTTCGGAACAGGCACAGGCTCTACTGTTTTAGTGTAAGCAAAGCTTACTGTTCTATATTCTTATATTTATATATAAACACACACTCTCTAATAAATGTGTTATTGCAGAGAGAATGTAGGACTTCTTGGGTTAACAAGAGTAGGAAGCCGTCGCGTCGTTCAAGTATCAGCAGGCTTCATGATCTTCTTCTCTATATTAGGTATTACACCTTAACTCATACTTCGTTTATCATCTCTTGTCATCTTGAAGTTGTGTTGTTTTTTTGTCTCGAACAGGCAAATTCGGTGCTGTTTTCGCGTCTATACCAGTGCCTATCTACGCAGCATTGCACTGTGTCCTCTTCGGCCTCGTTGGTAAGACCATTAAGATTAATAGGAAAACATGTGATTGTTTGTCTATCAAAACATAATCTTTATCTTGATTACATTTCTTTGCAGCTGCGGTTGGTCTCTCGCTTCTTCAGTTCACAAACATGAACAGCATGAGAAACTTAACGATCACTGGCCTTTCGCTCTTTCTTGGAATCTCGATACCTCAGTTCTTTGTTCATTACTGGGACGCTAGACATTACGGGCTAGTTCACACAGACGCGGGATGGTTCAACGCCTTCTTGAACACGGTGTTCATGTCTCCACCGACCGTTGGTCTGATCATTGCGGTTTTTATGGACAATACAGTTGACGTGGAGATGTCGAAGAAAGACAGAGGGATGCCTTGGTGGGTCAAGTTTAGGAACTTTCGAGGAGATAACCGTAATGAAGAGTTCTACAATTTGCCCTTTAACCTCAACAGATTCTTCCCTCCTACTTAATAAATTATATTGACATGCTTTCATGAGGAAACAGAGGCTGCTGCTTTTAGATTCTGATTATTATTCTTTTCTTTGGGTGGTGGTTTTTTAAATTGATGACCTCCATTATTCAAGTAGTTTGTTTGCTTTAGGATTCAATCTCTTCTTTCTGTAGATTTTAATAAGATATGATTAGAATTATTTCTTTTTTTGGGTTTTGTGTGAATGGAATCACTTCTTGTACAAGCTTTTCAGTTTACTTTATTTATTCAGGTCAATCAATATGCTCGAATAGATTTTACATTATCCGTTATATCTAACTTTACAATCGAATCGAGTTCTTGTCCAAACTTATCATCAATTTAATTGTAACAGATTCACTTTTATGTCATTTTCTGAATAGAGAACTTCTTTCACTGGTATAATA
The DNA window shown above is from Brassica oleracea var. oleracea cultivar TO1000 chromosome C3, BOL, whole genome shotgun sequence and carries:
- the LOC106328975 gene encoding nucleobase-ascorbate transporter 1-like, coding for MAEISHPPMEQLQDLEYCIDSNPPWPETVLLAFQNYILMLGSSAFIPALLVPAMGGTDGDKARVMQTLLFVAGIKTLVQSLFGTRLPAVVGGSFAYVIPIAYIINDSSLQKISNDHERFIHTMRAIQGALIVASSIQIILGYSQVWGLFSRFFSPLGMAPVVGLVGLGMFQRGFPQLGNCIEIGLPMLLLVIGLTQYLKHVRPFKDVPIFERFPILICVTFVWIYAIILTASGAYRHKPSLTQHSCRTDKANLISTAPWFKFPYPLQWGPPTFAVGHSFAMMSAVLVSMVESTGAYMAASRLAIATPPPAYVLSRGIGWQGIGVLLDGLFGTGTGSTVLVENVGLLGLTRVGSRRVVQVSAGFMIFFSILGKFGAVFASIPVPIYAALHCVLFGLVAAVGLSLLQFTNMNSMRNLTITGLSLFLGISIPQFFVHYWDARHYGLVHTDAGWFNAFLNTVFMSPPTVGLIIAVFMDNTVDVEMSKKDRGMPWWVKFRNFRGDNRNEEFYNLPFNLNRFFPPT